GTTGATCTAATAACTCTATGGTTGGAAACTTATAATTACCCAATTCTAAGGTAGGATCAAACTCTCCAAAATCTTCCACTAATTTATTAGCCAGCGAATCTAAATCTTCCACTTCTTCGACAACACTTTTCACCTCCATTTTAAGATCATCGATAACCTCTTCTTCTTTTGGAATCGTAACTTCAAATCCATCAGCTAGGGTTTTAGCCTCTGGTTCTAAAGGAGGGATGTCTTTTTTATGCGTGTAGGTATCAATCAGTGCTTGTTTCTCTTCCTTGGCAATTAAATCCTCAATTTCTTCGTCAGTATAGGTTTTTGAAGTTTCCTTATTTTTAAATTCGGAAGATATTTCTTTTTTATTCTTGGTATAAAAATCACTTATGAGATCAGGAGTTACTTTGAATAGGCGCACTAAAATAAAAACCAAACCAAATAACAAGAGCAGAAATACTCCTAATTTCCCCGTATAATCCTGTAAGTAATCGTTCATTTCATAGCCAACGATACCCCCTAACAAAGGGTACGATTCCGCAAAAAAACCAAGGGCAATAGCAGTCCATATAATGAAAACCATACCCCAACTCCATTTTCTGAGTAGCCCTGTAGCTTTTAAACTCAAAAAAAGTTTTAAACCTGTTAAAAAAAATAAAAACGTAAAAATGAAAGAGGCTATACCAAAGCCTTTATAGATAAAAAAGTGGCTAATACTTGCTCCAAACTTGTTGAGTAAGTTTTTTGTTTCTTTATTTCTAGAAACAAATTCAGACAATAAGCTTTGATCTCCTTTCCAAGTAAAATAGAATGAAATAAAAGAAAAGAAGAGTGCTACACTAAAAAGCATGATTAAGCTTCCTAGGATAATTTTATTTTGTTTTGATAATGAAAAGAAACTCTTTTTGGGAGTTGCAGTTTTTTTTGGGCTTTTTGTCTTCTTTGCCATTAAGTCATTAATTCTTGGGGCTAAAATACGAATTTAGCATTTAAGCTTAGGGGATTGTAGTTTTAAAAAAATTTGGGAACATAGATGATTAAACCTATAATCGTAGCCGCTATAGAAACAATCATCACGGCTCCGGCCGCAATATCCTTTATAAAACCAATTTTAGGATCAAATTCGGGCTGAATAAAATCGGCTACTTTTTCTACAGCAGTATTCATACCTTCAATGCCTATCACTAAAGCAATAGCGAAGATTTGAAGAATCCATTCGGTGTTTGATATTTCGAAATAAAAGCCAGCAGCGGTGATTAAAAGTCCTATAAACACTTGAACTTTAATACTAGCTTCTGTTTTTATTAAAAGTAAAGCTCCGCGCAAAGCGAAGCCCACACTTTTTACTCGGTTTACAACAAACGATTCCTTTTTTTTATTCATCTAACAAGGCCTCTAACGCTGCTTTATAATTTGGTTCGTCAACAATTTCAGCAACTTGTTCCGTATAAACAACTTTTCCCTGTTCGTTTAAAACAATGACAGCTCTCGAATGTAAAGGTGCTAAAGGACCATCAGAAAATGATAATCCGTACGAACTACCAAAATTACCATCTTTGAAATCAGATAGCATTTCTACACTTTTAATCCCTTCCGCACCACAAAAACGAGCTTGTGCAAAGGGTAAATCTTTTGAAATGCACAGCACTATGGTATTCTCTAATTCAGATGCTTCTTGGTTAAATTGGCGCACAGATTGTGCACATGTTCCTGTATCTATGCTTGGAAAAATATTTAGAACTACTTTTTTACCTCTATAATCGGCTAAAGTTGCCGTAGATAAATCGTTTTTAGTGAGCTCAAAATTGGGTGCTGAAACCCCTTTTGATGGCAAATTTCCTATGGTGTAAATTTGATTTCCTTTTAGTGTTACTGTAGCCATAATCCTTGTGTTTAATTTGAGGTGAAATTATAAAATATATCCCTAAAAACTAAGTAAAATTAGTTGAAAATATAAAAGTCCATTTATTGTAGTAAACGGACTTTCTTTTCTAATTATTTAGTCGAGCCTTTGATAACATGATGCTAAAGAAAAACTATATACCTTGATACGTTTGTAAAATGAAAATCCTTAAAAACCAGCCCCTTAACTCTAAAGTTTTTAATAAGCATCTAAACTTCATTAAAAAAAATGAAAATAGTTAGGGTAGCCCGTAATTTAGATTAAAACGAATCCTACTTACTTATCGATAGCACCCATAACGCGTTGCATAAAACTATTCAAGGCTTCTTTTTGTGGAGTTCCGCTTTTGATGGCTTTTTGAACTTCAAGGGCGCCATACATATTCGAAATTAATTCCCCGATAACATCAAGTTCTTCATCTTTTAAAGAAGATACTTCCGTCAAGTCCTCTAAGGTTTCTATCGTTTCAATAATATAGTCTTCATCGTTTTTCTCGATAAAACTCGTTAAATGTTTAATTACTGGTAATTTCATGAATCAATTCTTTTAAAACCTCGTATTTGTTAGTTTGTATCTGATTTTTAAGCTTACCTCCTGTAAAAGCGGCGAAGGTAGGTAAATTGTCTACGTTCGCTAATTTTCTAGATTCAGGGAATTTCTCAGCATCTACCATAACAAAAGTAATGGTCTCGTTTTCTGTAGCTTCCTTTTTAAATTTTGGCTTCATAATACGGCAATTTCCGCACCATGTAGCCGAATATTGAACCATAACATTTTGGTTTTGGTCAATTATCTCTTTTAAATTATCTTGTTCTAATTCTAAAATCATCAGTATGTGTTTTATTTTTATTTTAAACAAAATAACCTATTGCCTTTAGTGACAATAGATTATTTCTGTATGGTTTTTTGTTCTTAGTTAGCGTGAGCAGACAAGTAACTAGCAACTCCAGATCTGTCAGCAGTCATCGCATTTTTACCTTCTTCCCAGTTTGCTGGACAAACTTCGCCTTTTTCTTGTACGTGGGTGTAAGCATCGATTAAACGTAGGTATTCATTTACGTTTCTCCCTAATGGCATATGATTAATTCCTTCGTGAAATACAGTACCCTCTTCATCGATTAAATACGTAGCTCTATAAGTAACATTATCACCTTCAACAGTTACTACGCCTGTTTCTTCATTGTATTGTTCATTGGTAATGTCTAAAATACCTAAGGTAGACGCTAAATTTCTATTGCTATCTGCTAAGATTGGGTAGGTAACACCTTCGATCCCGCCATTATCTTTGGCTGTACTTAACCAAGCAAAGTGCACTTCGGCCGTATCACAAGAGGCTCCGATAACCATGGTGTTTTTTTTCTCAAACTCTCCTAATGCCGCTTGAAAAGCATGTAATTCTGTAGGGCATACAAAAGTGAAATCTTTTGGATACCAAAAAAGTAGTACCTTTTTATTGTTTTTTTGAGCTTCTTCTAATACATTTATTTTAAAAGTATCTCCTAAATCGTTCATTGCATTTACACTTAAATTTGGAAACTTTTTACCTACAATTGCCATAGTACTTTATGTTTTTTATTGTTAAAATCTATGGCAAAATTAAGACTATTATGAAAGGTTATCGCGGCTTTGGATTGCTATATTTGATAGGTGTATAGTCTTTACAAATGGACTCGAATTAAATGCATTTTCTTTATCAAAACGAGAATTTTGAGCCGTTTATTCGGCGAGTTTGATAAAGAAAAGAATCATAAATTGACAAAAACTAAAAACTGTTTTTTTTAATTAATGAGAAGTATTTAAAAAGAAATTATCCTTTAGTTTTTTTATGATTTTTTGGCACTAACCAATTGTCTTATTTTAATATTGAGACCAGCAAAAGTGAGGGTCATAATAGGGCTTAACCAGTTGAAAATAGCATATATAAAATAGTCTCCCGTGCTTACGCCTAATACCCCCGATTGATAAGCACCACAGGTATTCCAAGGAATTAATACCGAAGTTACGGTGCCCGAGTCTTCTAAAGTTCTACTTAAATTTTCTGGGGCTAATTTTTTGTCTTGATATGCCTTTTTAAACATTTTACCCGGAATCACGATGGCTAGGTATTGGTCACTAGCAATAGTATTAAGGCCCAAACAACTAATAACGGTACTTGAAAAAAGTCCGAATGTGGAAGTAGCGATCGATAATAGTGCTTTTGTAATCCTGGCTAGGGCTCCGATACCATCCATAATACCGCCAAAGACCATGGCACAACATATTAAGTAAATCGTCCAAAGCATCCCTTCCATTCCGCCTGAGCTGAATAACTCATTTAGTTTATCATTGTCGGTTACAATGGCTGTATCGGTAAAAATAGCATTAAAAAGTGCTGTTACTTCTGATTCATGAAGTGTTTCTAATATTTGAGTTTGAAAAATCATGGCAAAAATGGCTGCCAGTCCAACGCCTACGCCTAAGGCCACCAAGGGTTTTGTTTTAAAAAGGATTAAAACAATAACCACAATAGGTACAATAAATAAATAAGGTGTTATGGCAAAGGTGGTTTCAATTGTTTTTAATAAACCGCTAATATCTGCAGTTCCTGTGGTATCAATATTTAAACTAATGATGGTAAAAACTACTAAAGTAATAAGTATGGTAGGCACTGTTGTATAGGCCATATATTTAATGTGAGTGAACAGATCTGTTCCTGCCATAGCTGGAGCTAAATTTGTAGTATCGCTTAAAGGCGACATTTTATCACCGAAATAAGCACCAGAAATAACGGCACCAGCAATCATTCCCGTAGGAATTCCAAGGGCAGTTCCTATACCTACCAATGCAATACCAACGGTAGCTGAAGTGGTCCATGAACTCCCTGTAGCAATAGAAATAATAGCTGCAATAATTACAGAGGCTGGTAAAAAAATTGTGGGGTTTAATACTTGTAATCCATAATAAACCATGGCCGGAATAATACCACTTACCAACCAGGTACCCGCCAAGGCCCCGACTAAAAATAAAATCATGATGGGAATAAAAACGCTTCGCAAATTTTCCCATATTTCTTTGGCCATTGTTTTTAAGGTAGACTTATTAAATAAACCTACGATAGCCGCAAAAACACCTCCAATAAGTAAAATAAATTGGTTAGAATATTCTCCCAGGACCTCACCGCCTGCAAAGAAAATATTATAGGCTAACATAGCCATTAAGAGTACGACAGGAATTAATGCCTCCCAAATACTTAGTTCTCTGTTCTCTACAATATGTTCATTTTCAGGACCGGAGGGGTTTAAACTTTGGTTTTGCATTAAAGTATCTCGTTAGTTATCTGGTAATAATACGATTTTGCTGGTTTTCATGCAAGAAATGTCATTCCCTAATTTTAAGATACAGGCTTTAGGTTCAATATATGTAATTGCTCCATACAGCCTTTCATGGTCTTGTAAGTTCTTTCAATATCGTTGTCTAACCCAATAGAAAATCTAATTAAGCCTTCTGATAATCCCATTGCTATTTGCTCCTCTAATGGAATTTCAGAAGATGTTGAAGTGCCCGGTGCACTAAATAGGGTTTTATAAAATCCAAGACTAACCGCTAAATACCCAAGATTTTTCTCTTGCATCAACTCCATTAAAGCGTTTGCATTCTCTAATGAACCCACATTTAGGGTTAAAAGACCCCCATACCCATATTCAGAATTCATTTGAGTTTTCATGGTTTGGTGTCCGGGATGTGATGCTAATCCAGGGTAGGAAACTTTGAGTCCGTCTTGCTCAAACTTCTCAGCTAAGTACAAAGCATTTTCACTGTGCTTTTTCATTCTTATGTGCAACGTGCGCATATTTTTTAAGATCGATGAGGCTCGCAAACTGTCTAAGGTACTGCCCAACAACATTCCAGCTCCAGAATTCACATCTTTTAAGCTCAAACAAAAATCAGTGGTTCCACAAACTACACCTGCAACGCAATCGCTAGTGCCGTTTATAAATTTCGTTAAACTATGAATCACAACATCTGCACCTAATTTTCCAGGAGCTACGGATAAAGGTGAAAATGTATTATCAACGACAAGAGGTAATTCATGCTTTTTTGCCAATGTTGAGATGGCTGCGATATTTGCTACTTCTAAAAGTGGATTGCTAACGGCTTCACAATATATCATTTTAGTACTATCGGTAATGGCATTTTCAATAGCCTCGATAGAGGTTGTATCCACAAAGGAAACTTTGATGTTAAACTTTTTCAAGAAATTTTTCATAAAAGCATAGGTTCCGCCATAAATTGTTCTGCTACTTACAATATGATCACCAGAATTACACATTTGCAAAATTACCGCCGTAATAGCTCCCATACCGCTACCATAAACGTTAGCGGTTTCTGTGCCTTCCAAAGCAGCTAAAGCTTCACCTAAATATAAGTTTGATGGTGAAGAGTGACGACTATATAAATAACAGCCTTCTGTATTTCCCTCAAAAGTATCAAACATTGTTTTTGCTGATATAAAGGTATAGGTTGAAGAATCTGAAATAGAAGGGTTGACACCTCCATACTCTCCAAAATATTGTAAATCTTGTAACTTATCTGACGCCTTGTAGTTCATGCTATTAAATTTTTAGAACTACCAAATTAAATATATTTAGTTTTAAAACCAATACAATTCGTGTAAAGCAAACTATTTAACTAATAAAAATCATATAATTAGTTTATTAATCTATTATTGTTATGTTTTGGCTATATTAGATGAAAATTTATCTAAATGATTTTTGACGAAACTGATCGAAAACTTTTGAGTTTATTACAACAAGATTGTAAACGAACCACTAAAGAGTATGCCATTAGCCTAAACTTATCGGTTACAGCGGTTTACGAGCGTATAAAGCGACTGGAAAAAACCGGTACCATTAGTAAGTATGTGGCTTTAGTCGATAAAAAACAGGTCGAAAGGCCTTTCACGGTACTTTGCCATGTAAAACTGGCACAACATACAAAAGACTATGTAACGCTGTTTGAAAGAGAAGTTGTAAAATTAAAAGAGGTGGTCGAGTGTTATCACATCAGCGGGGATTACGATTATATTTTAAAAATTCATGTGAGTGATATGGAAAAATACAGAGAATTTATGGTGTCAAAACTTACTGCGATTCATCACATAGGAAGCACACAGAGTTCTTTTGTGATCGCAGAAGTGAAGCATACTACAGCGATTGCCTTGTGAAAATTAAAAAGAAAATTGACCTAAAAAAATACAAGTTTAGGGGCTAGAACAATAGTTTAAGAGAAAATAGTGCTAATTTTGTGCTGTTTATAAAATTCAATCAAAGATATGAGTAAATACGATGTAGCCATTATTGGTTCAGGACCAGGAGGATATGTTGCAGCTATTCGCTGCGCACAATTAGGAATGAAAACAGCCATAATTGAAAAGTATAGTACCTTAGGTGGTACATGTTTAAATGTAGGTTGCATCCCTTCGAAAGCTTTATTAGACTCTTCACATCATTATGAAGATGCGATAAAACATTTTGAGGATCACGGTATTGAAATACCAGGAGAAATAAAATTGAACCTAGAAAAAATGATTTCTCGCAAACAAGGAGTAGTGGATATGACTACCAAGGGGATTCAATTTTTGATGGATAAAAACAAAATTGATGTTTTTGAAGGTATCGGTAGCTTTAAAGATGCTACTCATATAAATATCAAGAAAAACGATGGAAAAACAGAAACTATTGAAGCAAAAAACACCATAATTGCCACCGGATCTAAGCCCTCTAGTTTGCCATTTATTACATTAGATAAAGAACGTGTTATTACCTCTACAGAGGCTTTAAAGCTTAAAGAAGTGCCTAAACATATGATTGTCATTGGTGGTGGTGTTATTGGTTTAGAGTTAGGGCAAGTATACAAGCGCTTAGGTGCTGAAGTTACCGTTGTAGAGTATATGGACAGGATCATCCCAACCATGGACGGTGATTTGTCTAAGGAATTAATGAAAGTTATGAAAAAGCAAAAAGTTAAATTTGAGCTTTCGCATAAAGTAAAATCTGTAGCGCGTAAAGGTAAAGAAATCGTTGTCAAAGCAGATAATAAAAAAGGAGAAGAAGTTAGTTTTACGGCAGATTATTGTTTAGTTGCTGTGGGTCGTCATGCCTACACTGAGGGATTAAATTTAGAAGCGGCAGGTGTACAATTAGAAGAAAGAGGAAGAGTAGCCGTTAATGAACATTTAAGAACCAATGTCGCTAACATTTATGCCATAGGTGATGTTATAAAAGGGGCTATGTTAGCTCATAAAGCCGAAGAAGAAGGTACTTTAGTCGCTGAAATTATAGCGGGTCAAAAACCACATATTGATTATAACTTAATACCTGGTGTAGTCTATACGTGGCCAGAAGTAGCGTCCGTAGGCAAAACAGAAGAACAATTAAAAGAAGCTGGAATTGAGTATAAGTCAGGCTCTTTCCCGATGCGTGCTTTAGGCAGATCCAGGGCAAGTGGTGATACCGATGGATTTGTAAAAATATTAGCCGATAAAAAAACAGATGAAGTTTTAGGGGTACATATGATTGGTGCCCGTGTTGCTGATTTAATAGCTGAAGGAGTTACGGCTATGGAATTCAGAGCATCTGCTGAAGATATCGCTCGTATGAGTCATGCGCATCCAACCTATGCAGAAGCAGTAAAAGAAGCGGCACTAGCGGCAACAGCCAATAGGGCATTGCACGTATAGTTTATACAGCTTTAAAGCATTAAAAAGGGCTACTTAAATTTTTAAGTAGCCCTTTTTTCGTCGGTTGATCTTTTAATAAGCACCGTCAAATGACACTGCCTTTCGATCACTATTTATTATGTGAGCCATCACAATACGGTGGATTACTTGTTTTTTTACAAGTACATAAAAATGCCTTTTTATCTTCTTCAACGGTAAATCGCATGGGTGGCGTAGCATTTTGCGCTCTGTGTGAACCATCGCAAAAAGGTTGATTGCTACTATGGCTGCATGTACACCAACTGTAAGCCTTATCTTTTTCTAAATCAATTCCTATGGGACTGTAATTTTTTTCGCTCATGGTCTTTTTTTTGAGCGTGAAGATACTTGAAACTTTGGATTACTAGGTATGTGAAAATTAATCTTTAATTAATCTAAATAACTTCAGAGTAGTAGTTCTTAGCTTTATGACATAGCCTTTAAACAATTTTGAAGCGAATAAAAGCCAGGGATCTAAAGGTTCAAAAAGTTGTACACGCTTGGTTTTAATACTCGTCTTTATAGCTATTTTATGGTTTTCATAATATAAAGCCGTAGCAGTGCTTACCAACATAAAAAATAAAGCGCCAACTATAACTGCCATAGGAGAAAGGCTGTGATGTAAAAAATAATACAATCCTAAACCAATGAAACTGCCATATAAAATAATGTAGTGAACTACATAAATAGAAAGGGTACTTTGCCCTATTTTTAATAAAGTAGGGTGTGTTAATAAACCACGTAAAATCATAAAAATGGCAAATACAAGAAATACATCGCCTAAACGAATAAATAAATAATTATTAAAGAATACATCAGCTATGAGCTGAATGTTCGTATACTTTGCTAAGGCTAAAAACAGTTCAGAAGAACCAAAAATTAAACTTAAGCCTAGTACAATTGATACTGAAATAGCTACTGGATATAGATATTTAGCTTCTTTAAATTTTGAAAATAGGATAGATAAAAACGCCCCACAAGTGGCGTAACCAAACCAAGGAAAAATCGTAAAAACCGATCCGTTGGCTTTCGTTAAAAAGTTCGCGAGCGAAACCGGTAAATAATTGTGAGACCATTGCTTATAGGTAGGCTCGAAAATAAATAATAGAAGAGTAATCGTGATGAGTAATAAAGGGAAAAATGCCTTTCTTTTGGTGGTCAGTACATAGAGCCCTACAATTCCTAAAATAGAGAAACCTATACAATGTAAAACATCAATATAATAGAAAGAGTCATAGATGTAACCCCCAAATAAACCCCAGAAATTCAATCGCAATAAATATCCAATAAATATAAGTTGTAAACCTCTTTTTATTCCTTTGGTTACTCTAGGGTTATCAAATCCAGATTTTTCACCCTTAATAAGTAAAAAAGTAAAAATAAATCCGGAAACCGTGAAAAAAACAGGAGCTGTAACTCCCCTAAAATAAAGCCAAAGCGTATATCCAAAATTTGATGTATCTCTAAAGGCATTATCTAATAAACCATCCACAAAATGTCCTTGGAGCATCATCAAAATAGCCCAAGCACGCATGGCGTCAATAAAATAGAGTCTGTTTGGTTTAGATATCATACTTCATATTTACTGTATATACTTGTTAAACAGTGTCTTTGGATGTTTTAACGCGCAAAATTAGATAAAATTTGTTTATGTCTGCATATTTTGCGGTATTTTCGTTGAATTAAAAATAGTATTCTTCAATATGGCAGTAGTTTTAGCTTTTGCAGGTAGTAATTCATCGGTTTCAATAAATTTTAAACTTATAAATTTTACGGTTAGTTTACTTCAAAGCCATGAGGTAAAGTCGATTAATTTAGCCAATTACCCCTTTCCGATGTACAGTTATGATGAAGAAAAAAATAATGGCTATGATACCGCTTTAATAAGCCTAAAAAATGAAATTAAAAATTCAGACGGAATCCTTATAGCTGTTAATGAACACAACGGACATCCATCAGCTTATTTTAAAAACCTGATAGATTGGCTTTCTCGAATAGAACGAAAATTTTTAGCGGACAAAAAAATTTTTTTAATGGCAACCTCTGGTGGCCAACGTGGCGCGATAAGCGCCTTAGAAGTTGTTGAGAATTTGCTTCCTAGATTTGGAGCAGAAATTACAGCGACCTTTTCATTGCCCTCTTTTGGTGAAAATTTTGATGAAGAAAAGGGAATTATGCACGAAGAATTGGCTACAGCACATAAAAAGGCATTGCAATTATTTCTTTCAAAATTATAACTTCTTGTGCGTACAAAAATTTCTTTTCGAGTTGATGATATTTCTACATTTAAAGTATCGCTTTTACAATGGGCGCAGCAGTTTTATGAAATTGTTTGGTTAGATAGTAATGACAATGAACAAAAATACAGTTCGTTCGATGCTATTTTAGCTGTTGATGCGCTTACAGCCATAAAAACAGATGCTACACATGCTTTTGAAGATTTAAAAGTATATCAAAATGAAACCAAAGATTGGTTATTTGGCTACCTATCGTATGATTTAAAGAATGATGTAGAACAGCTTACATCAAAGAACTACGATGGCATAGAATTTCCTGAGCTGTACTTTTTTCAACCAAAAAGACTTATTAAAATCCAAAATAATACGGTTGAATTTGATTATTTACAGATGGTTGAGGATGAAATTGAAGCTGATTATAAGAGCATTTTGAACCTTTCTTTTGATACCACTTTAGATCATACGCAACTCGAAAAATCATTGTCTATTAAAATGCGCATTTTTAAGGACGAGTATTTTAAACAAGTCACACAAATACTTTCACATATTCACCGTGGCGATATTTACGAAGTTAATTTTTGTCAAGAGTTTTACATTGAAAACCAACAAATTGATCCTATCAAAGTATATCAAAATTTGAATGCTATTTCTAAAGCGCCTTTTGCTTCATTCTTAAAGATAAATGATAAATTTTTGTTGTGTGCTTCTCCTGAGCGCTACTTAAAAAAAGTGGGACCAAAAGTAATTTCCCAACCCATTAAAGGCACTGCAAAACGTTCTAAAAATAAAGAACAGGACCATCAATTAAAGTATAATTTAGAACACAACGAAAAAGAGCGCGCCGAGAATATCATGATTGTAGATTTAGTACGAAATGATCTCTCTAAATATGCAATTAAAGGCAGTGTTCAGGTAGAAGAGTTGTGTAAAGTGTACAGTTTTGACCAGGTACATCAAATGATTTCTACAGTCGTTGCAGAGGTTGCTGACGATTTGAATCCGGTATCGATCATAAAAAGCACGTTTCCGATGGGCAGTATGACGGGGGCTCCAAAAATATCTGCGATGCAAATTATTGAAGATTTAGAAGCCTTTAAACGCGGTTTGTATAGCGGTGCTGTGGGTTACTTTACGCCAGAAAATGATTTTGATTTTAATGTGGTCATTCGCAGTATTTTATACAATTCTAGCAAACCTTATATTTCTTTTGCAGTAGGGAGCGCTATTACTGCAAAAGCTACTCCTGAGCATGAATACCAAGAATGTTTGTTAAAAGCAAAGGCCATGCGTACAGTGTTAGAATAAGCCATGTGATTTACTGTATTCATCTGCTAAATTTAGTTATTTTTACATCGTGTTACACGAATTCAAAAAACATATTGATTTAAAGTTCCAAAATTTATTGGAGGAGCCTTTTTTATTGGCCTGTAGCGGAGGTGTTGATAGTGTGGTACTGGTGCATATGTGTTCTGAACTACAGCTAGATTTTTCTGTGGCACATTGTAATTTTAAATTAAGAGGAGCCGCTAGTGATGCCGATGAGGCCTTTGTAAAAGATTTAGCAATTTCCCTAAATAAAAGATGTTTCTCTAGAACTTTTGATACTATTGGCTATATCAATACTCAAAAAGTATCCTTACAAGTGGCTGCTCGAGAGCTTAGATATGCTTGGTTTTCAACAATTCTAAAAGAAAATAATATAGCTACTGTAGTAACCGCCC
The sequence above is drawn from the Cellulophaga sp. Hel_I_12 genome and encodes:
- a CDS encoding anthranilate synthase component I family protein, which produces MRTKISFRVDDISTFKVSLLQWAQQFYEIVWLDSNDNEQKYSSFDAILAVDALTAIKTDATHAFEDLKVYQNETKDWLFGYLSYDLKNDVEQLTSKNYDGIEFPELYFFQPKRLIKIQNNTVEFDYLQMVEDEIEADYKSILNLSFDTTLDHTQLEKSLSIKMRIFKDEYFKQVTQILSHIHRGDIYEVNFCQEFYIENQQIDPIKVYQNLNAISKAPFASFLKINDKFLLCASPERYLKKVGPKVISQPIKGTAKRSKNKEQDHQLKYNLEHNEKERAENIMIVDLVRNDLSKYAIKGSVQVEELCKVYSFDQVHQMISTVVAEVADDLNPVSIIKSTFPMGSMTGAPKISAMQIIEDLEAFKRGLYSGAVGYFTPENDFDFNVVIRSILYNSSKPYISFAVGSAITAKATPEHEYQECLLKAKAMRTVLE